The nucleotide sequence CGCCAGATGAATTGGACGCCGATGATCACGGTCAATCTGGGCACGGGCACGCCCGAAGAAGCGCGCAACTGGGTCGAGTACTGCAACGCACCCGCCGGCACGCGCTATTCCGATTTGCGCGCGGCGAACGGGAGTATCGCGCCGCACGCGGTCAAGTTGTGGTGTCTCGGCAATGAGATGGATGGTCCCTGGCAACTCGGACACGTACCTGCCGATCAGTACGCGATTCGCGCGCAGCAAGCCGCCAAGATGATGAAGGATGTGGACAAGTCCATCGAGTTGGTCGCGTGCGGTTCGTGCACCATCGGCTTGCCGACGTACATGGAATGGGATCGCCAAATTCTCGAATACATTGGCGACCTTGCCGATTACGTCAGTCTGCATCGCTACGTCGGCAATCGCGAAAACGACACGCTCGATTATCTCGCGATCACGAATTCGATTGATCGCCAGATCGAAGAGATGGATGCGGTGTGCCGATTCGTCCAAGCCAAACGCCGCAGCAACAAACGCGCGTACCTCTGCTTTGACGAATGGAACGTCTGGTACAAAAATCATCAGACGGATGGCGCGGGCAAGTTTGCGCCGCACCTGATCGAAGAAGAGTATAATCTCGAAGATGCGCTCGTCGCCGCCGGTTTCCTCAACAGTTTCATTCGCCACGCCGACGTCTTGAAAATCGCAAACCTCGCGCAGATCGTCAACGTGATCGCGCCGATTCTCACGCGCGGCGACGCGATGGTGCTGCAGTCCATCTTTTATCCGTTCGAAATGTTCTCGCGGCGACGCAACGGCATCTCGCTGCAACCGGTAGTCGAGGGACCCGAGTACGAAGGCAAGACGAACGGGCGAGTGAACTACATTGACGCGAGCGCGATTCTCGACGACAATCGCTTGCACGTCTTTGCGACGAATCGGATGCTCAACGAATCCGCGCGTGTGCAGATTCGCGTCGCGGATCGGAAGATCGCCGCGTTCGAAAGCGGCGAGTCGCTCACCGGTCCCAACGCCAAAGCGACGAATACGTTTGAGCAACCCAGCATCGTTCAGGCGCAACCGTTCGGCGGCGCGCAAATCGTTGACGGACAAGCCGAAGTGAAACTTGCGCCCTTGTCCGTCACCGCGCTGACGTTTCGGCTGGGTTAGAGCGGATTCTGTTTGGGTTTACGGTTTTGTAGAGACGTTCGCCAAGCGTGCAACGTCTCTACAAAACCAACCGTAAATCCAAATGGAAATTGCTCTAAAAGGAGTGAGCAAAATGCCACATTCCAAATTTGTTGTTGACACAAGGCACAGCCCTTACGCGCATCTGCGTCCCGTGCCGCTCGATGCAGTGACATTGCGCGATGAATTCTGGTCGCCACGCATGCGAATCAATCGCGAGGTCACGCTTCCATCGCAGTACGCCCAACTCGAACAGAGTGGCACGCTCGATAATTTTCGCCGCGCCGCCGGCAAAATCAACGCGCCGTTTCGCGGCAGACTGTTCACGGATACCGACGCGTACAAATGGCTCGAAGCAATTGCGTGGACGCTCGCCGCCGAACCCGACCCCGCACTCGCGAAAATGGCGGACACGGTGATCGCCGAGATTGGCGATTCACAACGCGCCGACGGCTACCTCGATTCGTTTTACGCGCGTGAAACGGCGAACGACCGCTGGACGAATCTGCGCGACAATCACGAAATGTACTGTGCGGGTCACTTGTTCCAAGCCGCCGTCGCGCACGCGCGCGCGACCGGCAGTGAGCGTTTGCTGAACATCGCGCGCCGTTTTGCCGATCACATCTGCAATACGTTCGGCGCGATGCCGGGCAAGCGGGCGAGCGTGGACGGTCATCCCGAAGTCGAAATGGGGCTGATCGAATTGGCGCGCGTGACGGGCGAGCGCAAATACTTGGAGCAAACGCAATTTTTCATTGATGTGCGCGGGCGCGGTGTGATCGGCGGCAATGACTATCATCAAGACCGCACGCCGCTGCGCGAACAGAGTCGCATGGTCGGGCACGCGGTGCGCGCGACGTACTTGAATATCGGCGCAACCGATTTGTACGCGGAAACCGGCGACGCGCCCTTGCGTGCCGCGCTCGAACGCATGTGGCAGAGTTTGACCGAGCGCCAGATGTACATCACCGGCGGCATTGGCTCGCGGCACAAGGGCGAAGCGTTCGGCGCGGATTACGAACTGCCGAACTCGCGCGCGTACACCGAAACGTGCGCCGCGATCGCGCTCGTGATGTGGGCGTGGCGGATGCTCGCGCTCGACGGCGACGCGCGTTACGCGGATGTGATGGAGACCGCGCTCTACAATGGCGTGTTGTCCGGCGTCTCGTTCAGCGGGCAAGAGTACTTTTACGAGAATCCCCTCGCGAACGACGGCAGTCATCGCCGCGAACCGTGGTACGAATGCGCGTGCTGTCCGCCGAACGTCGCGCGCACGTTCGCGTCGCTCCCAGGATATTTTTACAGCACGCGACAAAATGAGGTGTTCGTCCATCTCTACGCCGAAAACAATGCGCGCAGTGTGCTCGCGGATGGGCGAACGGTTGGCGTGACTCAACACACGCGCTATCCCTGGGATGGGCAAGTGAACCTCGCGATAGATGCGGAAGGCGAACTGGGTTTGCATCTGCGCGTCCCAGGTTGGTGCGAGTCGGGCGCGACCATCGCGATCAATGGCAAAGCGTACGACGGCGCGCTTGTCCCAGGTTCGTACGCCGCGATTCGCCGCGAGTGGCGCAACGGCGATGTCGTCACGCTGAATCTGCCGATGCCGGCGCGGCGCGTTCAATCGCATCCATATGCCATCGAGAACAAGGATCACATCGCGTTGACGCGCGGACCGCTCGTGTATTGCATCGAAGGCGCGGACAATCCGGGGATTGATCTGCGTGATGTTGTCGTCTCGGCAAAAGCGGATATCACCGCGACATTTCGCGCGGTGGTGTTGAATGGCGTGACACAGTTGGAATTTCCGGCGCGCCTTGCGCCGCCCGACCCAGGTTGGACAAATCGTTTGCATCGCACCGCGCGGGATGAGCAAGCCCAGCCATCGCGTTCGATCCGTGTGACCGCGATTCCGTACTATGCTTGGGCAAATCGCGCGCCAGGCGCGATGCGTGTGTGGTTGAAGAGCGAATAGAAATTGTAGGGGCGACCCTTGCGGGTACCCAACCTGGGCACGCACGAGGCGTGCCCCTACGAGAGATCAATTCTGGGTGAAAGGACATGATGCAGGAAACACGCGAGTACTTGAACAAACTGGGTTTACCGCCGGGCGACGCGTTTGATTTGCCGACTTCGCCCAAGCGTTTTCCGGATGGCGCGCAGTACCGCGTCGAAATTCCAAGCGTCGAAGGACCGCGCGCGCTGGCGGCGGTACTCGAAGAAGCAGAGCGCCAATCCGTTTTGATTCACCGCGTCTCGCAGGGTAGCGGCATCATGCTGTTGACCGACGAAGAAATTCGTGAGATGGCGCGGCTTGGTCACGACGCCGGAATCGAGGTGAGTCTGTTCGTCGGACCGCGCGCGGCGTGGGACACCGGCGCGCAGATCACGGCGAGTGCGGGCAAAAACCTGGGCGCGCGTTTGCGCGGGATGGATCAGGTGGTCTTTGCCGCCGAGGATATTCGGCGCGCCTGCGCGTTGGGCATTCGCTCCGTGCTCGTCGCCGATGAAGGGTTGCTCTGGTTCGCGACGGAGATGAA is from Chloroflexota bacterium and encodes:
- a CDS encoding alpha-N-arabinofuranosidase, translated to MDLTTLTLHTQFQIGKVDPRVFGGFLEHMGRAVYEGVYDPTCAHADVDGFRTDVLGALRRLNMTAMRYPGGNFASGYHWMDGIGARDQRPTIRELAWQSSEPNRIGTDEYIKLARQMNWTPMITVNLGTGTPEEARNWVEYCNAPAGTRYSDLRAANGSIAPHAVKLWCLGNEMDGPWQLGHVPADQYAIRAQQAAKMMKDVDKSIELVACGSCTIGLPTYMEWDRQILEYIGDLADYVSLHRYVGNRENDTLDYLAITNSIDRQIEEMDAVCRFVQAKRRSNKRAYLCFDEWNVWYKNHQTDGAGKFAPHLIEEEYNLEDALVAAGFLNSFIRHADVLKIANLAQIVNVIAPILTRGDAMVLQSIFYPFEMFSRRRNGISLQPVVEGPEYEGKTNGRVNYIDASAILDDNRLHVFATNRMLNESARVQIRVADRKIAAFESGESLTGPNAKATNTFEQPSIVQAQPFGGAQIVDGQAEVKLAPLSVTALTFRLG
- a CDS encoding glycoside hydrolase family 127 protein — protein: MPHSKFVVDTRHSPYAHLRPVPLDAVTLRDEFWSPRMRINREVTLPSQYAQLEQSGTLDNFRRAAGKINAPFRGRLFTDTDAYKWLEAIAWTLAAEPDPALAKMADTVIAEIGDSQRADGYLDSFYARETANDRWTNLRDNHEMYCAGHLFQAAVAHARATGSERLLNIARRFADHICNTFGAMPGKRASVDGHPEVEMGLIELARVTGERKYLEQTQFFIDVRGRGVIGGNDYHQDRTPLREQSRMVGHAVRATYLNIGATDLYAETGDAPLRAALERMWQSLTERQMYITGGIGSRHKGEAFGADYELPNSRAYTETCAAIALVMWAWRMLALDGDARYADVMETALYNGVLSGVSFSGQEYFYENPLANDGSHRREPWYECACCPPNVARTFASLPGYFYSTRQNEVFVHLYAENNARSVLADGRTVGVTQHTRYPWDGQVNLAIDAEGELGLHLRVPGWCESGATIAINGKAYDGALVPGSYAAIRREWRNGDVVTLNLPMPARRVQSHPYAIENKDHIALTRGPLVYCIEGADNPGIDLRDVVVSAKADITATFRAVVLNGVTQLEFPARLAPPDPGWTNRLHRTARDEQAQPSRSIRVTAIPYYAWANRAPGAMRVWLKSE
- a CDS encoding U32 family peptidase: MQETREYLNKLGLPPGDAFDLPTSPKRFPDGAQYRVEIPSVEGPRALAAVLEEAERQSVLIHRVSQGSGIMLLTDEEIREMARLGHDAGIEVSLFVGPRAAWDTGAQITASAGKNLGARLRGMDQVVFAAEDIRRACALGIRSVLVADEGLLWFATEMKKAGELPNDLVLKVSVLMGAANPISIRWMEQLGAGTYNVPTDLSLPQLAAVRQVVALPLDVYVEAPDDFGGFVRYYEVPEMVRVAAPMYVKLGLRNSPNIYPSGVHLEGAALAMVRERVHRAAIALDMLRRYYPEAQTSPRGARDLGIPV